The following coding sequences lie in one Deltaproteobacteria bacterium HGW-Deltaproteobacteria-6 genomic window:
- a CDS encoding methylmalonyl-CoA decarboxylase, which yields MALIEQEIKEGIGILTLNNTRKRNALSEALVDELIGGLDDFQAKKIPVVILRSSDGAKVWSAGHDVKELPRTRRDPLGYFDSLEKLLRAVGNHQSPVIAMVHGSVWGGACDLVISCDLAVGDETSTFAITPARLGLPYNASGVLNFMNRMGLNMAKEMFFTADPISAERAERVGILNHLVPAGELTNFTMNLAKRIASRSTLAVSVIKEQLRILSGARPIAPEQFERLQGLRRRVYDSRDYEEGITAFLEKRAPVFKGE from the coding sequence ATGGCACTGATCGAGCAGGAAATCAAAGAAGGCATCGGCATTCTTACGTTGAATAATACGCGAAAGCGGAACGCCCTCAGTGAAGCACTGGTGGATGAGCTGATTGGCGGGCTTGATGATTTTCAGGCCAAAAAAATTCCTGTCGTGATCCTGCGCAGTTCTGACGGAGCCAAAGTCTGGTCGGCCGGACATGATGTCAAGGAATTACCGCGTACGCGCCGTGATCCTCTGGGTTATTTCGATTCGCTGGAAAAATTACTGCGCGCCGTCGGAAATCATCAAAGCCCCGTGATTGCCATGGTTCACGGCAGCGTTTGGGGCGGGGCATGCGACCTGGTGATAAGCTGTGATCTGGCGGTTGGGGACGAAACATCGACTTTTGCCATCACACCCGCCAGATTGGGGCTGCCGTACAATGCTTCCGGCGTTCTCAATTTCATGAACCGGATGGGATTGAACATGGCCAAAGAGATGTTCTTCACCGCGGATCCCATTTCCGCAGAAAGAGCCGAACGCGTCGGAATCCTGAATCATCTGGTACCCGCAGGCGAGCTGACGAATTTTACCATGAATCTGGCAAAACGCATCGCCTCACGATCAACGCTTGCCGTATCCGTCATCAAGGAGCAGCTCCGGATTCTCTCCGGCGCCCGCCCGATAGCTCCCGAACAGTTTGAACGTCTTCAGGGTTTGCGGCGGCGTGTTTATGACAGCCGTGATTACGAAGAGGGCATCACGGCCTTCCTGGAGAAGCGCGCACCCGTCTTTAAGGGAGAATAG
- a CDS encoding acetyl-CoA C-acyltransferase, giving the protein MKEIYLVESVRTGIAKAGKNSWFANLRADDMSALVINEAIRRAGLEGAKEKIGDVIWGGTALMKDMGTNIGRVSGIMAGLPYSVPGCTVDRFCASGLQSIAFAVASINMGWSDIILAGGAQHMTHIPMGTMSDPNPRLKEFTDPQMVSMGYTAEMVARKYGITREEQDQMAMESHAKAHEATQKGLFKAEILPVEADVPQEDGTTRKMVVDRDQGIRPSTTMESLAKLEPVFIKDEKGTVTAGNSSQTNDAAACVVVAGKAMCKKLGLQPKMKLLSYATVGVDPAYMGIGPAVAIPKALKSAGLKKEDIGLWEVNEAFAAQAVYCTKELGIRNHKLLNPRGSGIALGHPLGCTGARIATTIMHEMPFYGVKYAVESMCIGHGQGAAAVWEWVGK; this is encoded by the coding sequence ATGAAGGAAATCTATTTAGTGGAAAGCGTCCGGACAGGCATTGCCAAGGCCGGGAAGAATTCATGGTTTGCCAACCTGCGGGCCGACGACATGTCCGCGCTGGTGATCAATGAAGCCATCCGCCGCGCGGGACTGGAAGGCGCGAAAGAAAAGATCGGCGACGTCATCTGGGGCGGCACGGCTTTGATGAAAGACATGGGCACCAACATCGGCCGCGTATCCGGCATCATGGCGGGGCTGCCCTACAGTGTGCCGGGGTGTACGGTGGACCGCTTCTGCGCATCCGGCTTGCAGTCGATTGCCTTCGCGGTGGCTTCCATCAATATGGGCTGGTCGGATATTATTCTGGCCGGCGGAGCGCAGCATATGACGCATATTCCGATGGGCACGATGTCCGACCCCAATCCCCGATTGAAGGAATTTACCGATCCGCAGATGGTTTCCATGGGTTATACGGCGGAAATGGTTGCCCGCAAATACGGCATTACCCGCGAGGAGCAGGATCAGATGGCCATGGAAAGCCACGCTAAAGCTCACGAAGCCACGCAAAAAGGATTATTCAAAGCAGAAATTCTGCCGGTTGAAGCAGACGTCCCGCAGGAAGACGGCACCACCCGAAAGATGGTGGTTGACCGCGATCAGGGCATCCGGCCTTCGACCACGATGGAAAGCCTGGCCAAACTTGAACCGGTTTTCATCAAAGACGAAAAAGGTACGGTTACGGCCGGCAACTCCAGCCAGACCAATGACGCGGCCGCCTGTGTGGTGGTGGCCGGCAAAGCGATGTGCAAAAAACTCGGACTTCAGCCCAAAATGAAATTGCTGAGCTATGCCACAGTCGGCGTCGATCCGGCCTACATGGGCATCGGTCCCGCTGTTGCCATTCCCAAGGCGTTGAAAAGCGCCGGTTTGAAAAAAGAAGACATCGGGCTTTGGGAAGTCAACGAAGCGTTTGCCGCGCAGGCTGTTTACTGCACGAAGGAACTGGGTATCCGCAATCACAAGCTGCTCAATCCGAGAGGCAGCGGCATTGCGCTCGGACATCCGCTGGGCTGCACCGGCGCCAGAATTGCAACAACCATCATGCATGAAATGCCTTTCTACGGCGTCAAATACGCGGTGGAAAGCATGTGCATCGGCCACGGCCAGGGTGCAGCCGCTGTCTGGGAATGGGTGGGGAAGTAG
- a CDS encoding penicillin-binding protein: protein MPFGKCRRTLSVFGLLLAWVIASPAFAQENIATYPPLPAGYTSIRVFDSQGQFAGRVLAEKRYWVGIGQIPVFLQKALIAIEDARFYQHGGIDMRGIARAMVKDVMKGRMAEGGSTITQQLIKNKYFHGEKTIKRKVKEGLLAMEYEGKYTKNQILEMYFNEVYFGNGAWGIAQAARLYFDKAPQDLNEIECVLLAAVPKAPARYNPSGNRAMVVKRKNLILKRMATLKMITAPQEKKLRALPISVLKATEALPYLAHVRYKLIETYGPEIVEQGGLDVITAMNLPMQRLAEKVLQEGVRRISPQLQGALLALDPNTGDVLAAVGGVDFIQNPYDRAFFARRQPGSSIKPLIYAAALEKGYTAGTIFNDTPAAYNSGNDQKWIPHNYDRKVHGDLGLRQALAYSNNVIAVKLLDAIGVPYFVEFAARLGLPLSPSNNLSLALGSEEVTLHDLVSVYASLASGGSRPQSRTILRVYDRKRQTWTETPAAALPVLSPAAAFVTTQMLKDVLTYGTAKTLKSFSRQWPAAGKTGTTDDYRDAWFIGYTPQIITGVWVGYDKPRPGGRDFTGGAICAPVWGRFMRGALAGKPVVDFPKPDTVVSVLIDPTTNELATPLCPVQREEFYIKDTQPTKPCEKHGVPDLEPVEPEPEREPEPEPAPPLPQ from the coding sequence ATCCCCTTCGGTAAATGCCGGCGGACACTCTCCGTCTTTGGACTTCTGCTGGCTTGGGTCATTGCCTCTCCGGCCTTTGCCCAGGAGAATATCGCCACATATCCCCCCTTACCCGCGGGCTATACGTCCATCCGGGTCTTCGACAGCCAGGGACAGTTTGCGGGCCGGGTTCTGGCGGAGAAGCGGTACTGGGTCGGGATCGGCCAGATTCCCGTCTTCCTGCAGAAAGCCCTCATCGCCATAGAGGATGCCCGTTTCTATCAGCATGGCGGGATTGATATGCGGGGGATTGCCCGGGCCATGGTCAAGGATGTGATGAAAGGGCGGATGGCCGAAGGAGGTTCGACCATCACCCAGCAGCTGATCAAAAACAAATATTTTCACGGAGAGAAAACGATCAAGCGAAAAGTCAAGGAGGGGCTTCTCGCCATGGAATACGAAGGGAAATACACGAAGAACCAGATTTTAGAGATGTACTTCAACGAGGTCTATTTCGGAAACGGGGCGTGGGGCATCGCTCAGGCCGCCCGTCTCTATTTTGACAAGGCCCCGCAGGATCTGAACGAGATTGAATGCGTTCTTCTGGCCGCCGTTCCCAAAGCCCCGGCCCGCTACAATCCTTCCGGGAACAGGGCCATGGTTGTCAAGAGAAAGAACCTCATCCTGAAGCGGATGGCAACTCTGAAAATGATTACCGCCCCGCAGGAAAAAAAGCTGCGGGCCCTTCCCATCTCCGTTCTGAAAGCAACGGAAGCCCTGCCTTATCTGGCCCATGTGCGTTACAAACTGATTGAAACCTATGGGCCGGAAATTGTCGAACAGGGCGGACTGGATGTCATCACGGCCATGAATTTACCGATGCAGCGCCTGGCCGAGAAGGTCCTGCAGGAAGGGGTCCGGCGCATCTCCCCCCAGCTTCAGGGCGCCTTGCTGGCCCTTGATCCGAATACGGGCGACGTCCTGGCGGCTGTGGGCGGAGTGGACTTCATTCAGAATCCCTATGACCGGGCCTTCTTTGCCAGGCGGCAGCCCGGATCATCCATCAAGCCCCTCATCTATGCGGCGGCCCTGGAAAAAGGATATACGGCGGGCACCATCTTCAACGATACTCCCGCAGCTTACAACAGCGGCAATGATCAAAAGTGGATTCCCCATAACTATGACCGGAAAGTTCACGGGGACCTGGGCCTCAGGCAGGCCTTGGCGTATTCCAACAACGTTATTGCCGTAAAACTCCTGGATGCCATCGGTGTTCCCTATTTTGTCGAGTTTGCGGCCAGACTGGGGCTGCCGCTTTCCCCCTCCAATAATCTTTCTCTGGCTCTCGGCTCCGAAGAAGTCACCCTGCACGATCTTGTCTCAGTCTATGCCTCGCTGGCCAGCGGCGGCTCGCGTCCTCAATCCAGAACCATCCTCCGCGTCTATGACCGCAAGCGCCAGACCTGGACGGAAACACCCGCCGCTGCCTTGCCGGTCCTGTCTCCGGCCGCCGCTTTTGTGACGACTCAGATGTTGAAGGATGTCCTCACTTACGGCACAGCCAAAACGTTAAAAAGTTTCAGCCGTCAATGGCCCGCGGCCGGGAAGACCGGCACGACTGACGATTACCGGGATGCCTGGTTTATCGGCTATACGCCTCAGATCATTACGGGGGTCTGGGTTGGCTATGACAAGCCAAGGCCGGGAGGACGGGACTTTACGGGCGGGGCCATCTGTGCTCCTGTCTGGGGACGCTTCATGCGCGGCGCCCTGGCCGGGAAACCCGTCGTCGATTTTCCTAAGCCTGATACGGTCGTATCCGT
- a CDS encoding 3-hydroxyacyl-CoA dehydrogenase, whose product MAETVVFSKEGNIGIISVNNPPVNALSQAVRAGIKSGIEKGIADQEIAVMFIICEGRTFIAGADIREFGKPPMEPFLPDVCQFIEDSPKPVVAAIHGTALGGGLEIPLSCHFRIAVATAKVGLPEVKLGLLPGAGGTQRLPRVAGVQAALEMITSGTPVNAAKAKAMGILDEVVEGDLKAAAIAFAKKVVAEKLPIRRVSKLQAKLETPTVFEDFAKSISRKSRGFLAPFKCIESVKNATEVPFAEGMKRERAIFLELQASDQSKAQRHVFFAEREVVRIPGLPDDQPTREIKSVGILGAGTMGGGIAMCFANAGIPVVLLDVKQEFIDKGLAVIKKNYANTVAKGSLKQEVMDRRLSLIKPTLAYEDLKDVDLVIEAVFEDMAIKKEVFTKLDAVCKPGAILASNTSYLNIDAIAEITKRPQDVMGMHFFSPANVMRLLENVRGAKTSPDVYATAMKVGKTIGKVPVLVGVCDGFVGNRMLAKRTRECGFMLEEGALPWQIDKVIYNFGFPMGPYAMGDMAGLDVGWRNRKAKFDSLTPREQKNTILDQICEQGRFGQKTGSGFYKYDEKRNATPDPLIEELIIKHSQEAGITRRAISDQEIIERAIYAMINEGAKILEEGIAARPLDIDVVWLYGYGFPVYLGGPMFYADTVGVRKVYDAILKYKDLVGAEYWTPSPLLEKLAKEGKGFYK is encoded by the coding sequence ATGGCAGAAACCGTCGTGTTTTCCAAAGAAGGCAACATCGGTATCATTTCGGTTAACAATCCTCCGGTCAACGCCCTGTCGCAGGCCGTGCGTGCCGGCATCAAATCGGGGATTGAAAAAGGCATCGCGGACCAGGAGATAGCTGTTATGTTCATCATTTGCGAAGGCCGCACCTTTATTGCAGGCGCGGACATCCGTGAGTTCGGCAAACCACCGATGGAACCGTTTCTGCCCGACGTCTGCCAGTTTATCGAGGATTCTCCCAAGCCGGTCGTTGCAGCCATTCACGGCACGGCGCTGGGCGGCGGTCTGGAAATACCGCTTAGCTGCCATTTCCGTATAGCGGTTGCCACCGCGAAAGTCGGTCTTCCCGAAGTGAAGCTCGGCCTTCTGCCGGGCGCCGGCGGAACGCAGAGACTGCCCCGTGTGGCGGGCGTTCAGGCGGCCCTGGAAATGATCACCTCCGGAACGCCGGTTAACGCGGCCAAGGCCAAAGCCATGGGCATTCTCGATGAAGTCGTCGAGGGTGATCTGAAAGCGGCGGCCATCGCCTTTGCTAAAAAAGTGGTTGCTGAAAAACTTCCGATCCGGAGAGTAAGTAAGCTTCAGGCAAAACTCGAAACACCTACCGTTTTTGAAGATTTTGCCAAAAGCATTTCCCGTAAGTCGCGCGGCTTCCTTGCCCCGTTCAAATGCATTGAATCCGTTAAAAACGCCACCGAGGTGCCCTTTGCCGAAGGCATGAAGCGCGAACGCGCCATATTCCTGGAGTTGCAGGCCTCCGACCAGTCCAAGGCGCAGCGTCACGTCTTCTTTGCGGAGCGTGAAGTCGTCCGTATTCCCGGACTGCCGGATGACCAACCCACAAGAGAAATCAAGTCCGTCGGCATTCTGGGCGCGGGAACCATGGGCGGCGGCATCGCCATGTGCTTTGCCAATGCCGGTATTCCCGTCGTGCTCCTGGACGTCAAACAGGAATTCATTGATAAAGGCCTGGCCGTTATCAAAAAGAATTACGCCAACACCGTGGCCAAAGGCAGTCTTAAACAGGAGGTCATGGACCGCCGCCTGTCGCTGATCAAACCGACGCTGGCCTATGAAGATTTAAAGGATGTCGACCTGGTCATCGAGGCGGTCTTTGAAGATATGGCCATTAAAAAAGAAGTTTTCACCAAACTGGACGCCGTCTGCAAGCCGGGTGCGATCCTTGCCTCCAATACATCTTATTTGAATATTGACGCCATCGCGGAAATCACGAAACGACCGCAGGACGTCATGGGCATGCATTTCTTCAGCCCGGCCAATGTGATGCGGCTCCTGGAAAACGTCCGTGGCGCGAAAACATCGCCTGACGTTTATGCCACGGCTATGAAAGTGGGTAAAACCATTGGTAAAGTGCCGGTGCTGGTCGGCGTCTGCGACGGGTTTGTCGGGAACCGGATGCTGGCCAAACGGACCCGCGAATGCGGCTTCATGCTGGAGGAAGGCGCGCTTCCCTGGCAGATTGACAAAGTCATTTACAATTTCGGATTCCCGATGGGCCCTTACGCTATGGGCGATATGGCAGGGCTGGATGTCGGCTGGAGAAATCGCAAGGCGAAGTTTGATTCCCTTACGCCGCGAGAGCAGAAAAATACGATTCTGGATCAGATTTGCGAACAGGGACGTTTCGGCCAGAAGACCGGGTCCGGTTTTTATAAATATGATGAAAAACGCAACGCAACACCCGATCCCCTGATTGAAGAACTCATCATCAAACATTCACAGGAAGCAGGCATTACCCGCCGCGCCATCTCGGATCAGGAAATTATCGAGCGCGCGATTTACGCCATGATCAACGAAGGCGCGAAGATCCTTGAAGAAGGCATCGCCGCCAGACCTCTGGACATCGATGTGGTCTGGCTCTACGGCTACGGTTTCCCGGTCTACCTGGGCGGTCCGATGTTCTATGCCGATACGGTCGGCGTCAGAAAAGTTTACGACGCGATTCTGAAATACAAGGATCTGGTCGGCGCCGAATACTGGACGCCTTCACCCCTCCTTGAGAAACTGGCCAAAGAAGGAAAGGGATTCTATAAGTGA
- a CDS encoding sigma-54-dependent Fis family transcriptional regulator, whose translation MYTLMTTNCIFNKHQTRKRIIRLIMAKTDNIKTDETRQKAPQPHGNEESFPAENLGAAFDELIGANPSFRKALVTAKRAAKSDISVLIIGESGTGKEILARAIQQTSGRSDKPLVDVNCAAIPDSLIESELFGYERGAFTGARTEGSKGYFDEAHDGTILLDEIGDSSLSVQAKLLRVLESGTFKRVGGTKNIKVNVRVISSTNQDLAGLIEQKKFREDLFFRLNTFTIELPPLRERSEDIPLLVDYFLKISGAAQKQKYRFSPTALRILYAYHWPGNVRELKGVVSYAVNMTQSPVIDPGSLPNFLFSGSDVPQYRDGAVVLGTPASYNLADAVRDLERKLIGEALAVAPNKSEAIKMLGISRRNFYMKLKAYGLD comes from the coding sequence TTGTATACATTGATGACCACAAATTGTATATTTAATAAACATCAGACACGAAAGAGAATTATCAGATTGATCATGGCCAAAACGGACAATATCAAAACGGATGAAACGCGGCAAAAAGCCCCGCAGCCGCACGGAAACGAAGAGTCTTTTCCGGCGGAAAATCTCGGGGCGGCGTTTGACGAACTGATCGGGGCCAACCCCTCCTTCCGCAAGGCGCTGGTAACCGCGAAGCGGGCGGCAAAATCGGATATTTCCGTTCTCATTATCGGAGAAAGCGGAACGGGCAAGGAAATACTGGCGCGCGCCATCCAGCAGACCAGCGGCCGCAGTGACAAGCCTCTGGTGGATGTCAATTGCGCCGCCATCCCTGATTCCCTGATTGAAAGCGAGCTTTTCGGGTATGAAAGAGGCGCATTCACCGGCGCGCGCACTGAGGGCAGCAAAGGCTATTTCGACGAGGCGCACGACGGGACGATTCTGCTGGACGAAATCGGTGATTCGTCCCTGTCTGTTCAGGCCAAGTTATTACGCGTTCTGGAATCCGGCACGTTTAAAAGAGTCGGCGGGACGAAAAACATCAAAGTGAACGTACGGGTCATTTCTTCGACCAACCAGGATCTGGCGGGGCTTATCGAACAGAAAAAGTTTCGTGAAGATCTTTTTTTCCGCCTGAATACGTTTACCATTGAACTGCCGCCGCTTCGCGAACGAAGCGAAGATATCCCCCTGCTGGTCGATTACTTTTTAAAAATCAGCGGCGCCGCGCAGAAGCAAAAATACAGATTTTCACCCACGGCTCTCAGGATTCTTTACGCGTATCACTGGCCGGGCAATGTCCGGGAGCTGAAGGGCGTCGTCAGCTATGCGGTGAATATGACGCAATCGCCTGTTATCGATCCGGGCTCCCTGCCGAACTTTCTTTTTTCCGGATCGGACGTGCCGCAATATCGCGATGGGGCCGTTGTCCTGGGAACACCGGCCTCATACAATCTCGCCGACGCTGTCCGCGATCTGGAGCGGAAACTGATCGGCGAAGCATTAGCCGTTGCACCCAATAAATCAGAAGCCATTAAAATGCTGGGCATCAGCAGGAGAAACTTCTACATGAAATTGAAAGCATACGGTTTAGACTGA
- a CDS encoding acyl-CoA dehydrogenase, which produces MEFKYDIRDLKFILKEWLPTEEVLACERFSGNFTLDDVDMLLNEGYKVSREIVNPINAPGDKIGVKFEKGVVTPVPGFKEAYQFLQQNGWGSSSECIKVETGMPLMLYKANAEINTAACPALTSCVKLTSGAANLILRFGTKKDQDMFIPKMLEGYWQGTMCLTEPNFGSDTGDIITRSYPTDDPRIWKIKGTKMFITAGDQGTCENTIHLVLARPEGAAAGSPGIGLYIVPKYWVNDDGSMGGFNDVTTVGVEHKMGLHAQATALLNFGDEENCRGIMLGPAPDAKGFSQGLAMMFHMMNESRIGTGHNANTQGAAAYYFASQFATERVQGRPFGIKGAERVAIIKHEDIRRMLLDMKAHVEGIRAMIFRGFYYLDIENNSADREKAKKYASFAEILTPLVKCYGSEASLGVIAQAIQVLGGVGYTQEYPVEQYLRDSKILTIWEGTSFIHANDLIGRKMRMKDGAAFAAWMNGIKDFIDANMKAAGFEKEMANLAKGYQAAADVKATYDAWYANMESKRQFIPLFAIRALFVFAQVYVAMCLMDQALIAAKKASGLKAGEGDYTFYQGKIASARYYLNNILPGTTHAAALIKSEEDSVLTCPEEALVV; this is translated from the coding sequence ATGGAATTCAAATATGACATCAGGGATTTGAAGTTTATCTTAAAGGAATGGCTGCCGACTGAAGAAGTGCTGGCCTGCGAACGCTTCTCCGGCAATTTCACACTTGACGACGTGGATATGCTGCTGAATGAAGGGTACAAAGTCTCGCGCGAAATTGTCAATCCCATCAATGCCCCGGGCGACAAGATCGGCGTGAAATTTGAAAAAGGCGTAGTGACGCCGGTTCCCGGTTTTAAAGAGGCTTATCAGTTTCTGCAGCAAAACGGCTGGGGCTCATCGAGCGAATGCATCAAAGTGGAAACCGGCATGCCGCTGATGCTCTATAAAGCCAATGCGGAAATTAACACGGCCGCCTGTCCGGCATTGACCTCCTGCGTCAAGCTGACCTCCGGTGCGGCCAATTTAATTCTGCGCTTCGGCACAAAGAAAGATCAGGATATGTTCATTCCCAAAATGCTGGAAGGCTACTGGCAGGGCACCATGTGTCTGACCGAGCCGAACTTCGGTTCCGACACGGGTGATATCATCACCCGCTCTTATCCCACCGATGATCCCCGCATCTGGAAAATAAAAGGGACTAAAATGTTCATCACCGCCGGCGATCAGGGCACGTGTGAAAATACCATTCATCTCGTGCTGGCGCGCCCCGAAGGGGCTGCCGCCGGTTCTCCCGGCATCGGCCTTTATATTGTTCCCAAATACTGGGTCAACGATGACGGATCAATGGGCGGCTTCAATGATGTCACCACCGTCGGCGTAGAACACAAAATGGGACTGCACGCCCAGGCCACAGCCCTGCTTAATTTCGGCGATGAAGAAAACTGCCGGGGCATTATGCTGGGACCGGCGCCGGACGCCAAAGGATTTTCCCAGGGGTTGGCCATGATGTTCCACATGATGAACGAATCGCGCATCGGCACGGGCCACAACGCCAATACGCAGGGCGCAGCCGCTTACTATTTCGCGTCGCAGTTTGCCACCGAGCGCGTTCAGGGACGTCCCTTCGGCATCAAAGGAGCCGAGCGCGTCGCGATCATCAAGCACGAAGATATCCGCCGGATGCTGCTCGATATGAAGGCGCATGTGGAAGGCATCCGCGCCATGATCTTCCGGGGATTTTACTATCTGGACATTGAAAACAATTCCGCCGACCGCGAGAAGGCAAAAAAGTATGCCTCCTTTGCCGAGATCCTGACCCCGCTGGTCAAATGCTACGGATCGGAAGCAAGCCTGGGCGTCATCGCGCAGGCCATTCAGGTGCTGGGCGGCGTGGGCTATACGCAGGAGTATCCCGTCGAACAGTATCTGCGCGACTCCAAAATCCTGACGATCTGGGAAGGCACATCCTTTATTCACGCCAACGACCTGATCGGCCGCAAAATGCGCATGAAAGACGGCGCCGCTTTTGCCGCCTGGATGAATGGCATTAAAGATTTCATCGATGCCAATATGAAGGCGGCGGGATTTGAAAAGGAGATGGCTAATCTGGCCAAAGGCTATCAGGCGGCGGCCGACGTAAAAGCGACCTACGATGCATGGTACGCCAACATGGAAAGCAAACGCCAGTTCATTCCGCTCTTTGCCATCCGCGCCCTGTTTGTTTTTGCTCAGGTGTATGTGGCGATGTGCCTGATGGATCAGGCATTGATTGCCGCAAAGAAAGCATCGGGGCTGAAGGCCGGCGAGGGTGATTACACTTTTTATCAGGGCAAGATCGCCTCGGCCCGATATTATCTGAATAACATTCTGCCAGGCACAACCCATGCCGCCGCTCTGATTAAGAGCGAAGAGGACAGCGTGCTGACGTGCCCGGAAGAGGCGCTGGTGGTCTGA